In the Sus scrofa isolate TJ Tabasco breed Duroc chromosome 6, Sscrofa11.1, whole genome shotgun sequence genome, one interval contains:
- the HAS3 gene encoding hyaluronan synthase 3 isoform X1, with amino-acid sequence MPVQLTTALRVVGTSLFALAVLGGILAAYVTGYQFIHTEKHYLSFGLYGAILGLHLLIQSLFAFLEHRRMRRAGRPLKLPSPLQRSVALCIAAYQEDPDYLRKCLRSAQRIAFPDLKVVMVVDGNRQEDAYMLDIFHEVLGGNEQAGFFVWRSNFHEAGEGETEASLQEGMDRVRNVVRASTFSCIMQKWGGKREVMYTAFKALGDSVDYIQVCDSDTVLDPACTFEMLRVLEEDPQVGGVGGDVQILNKYDSWISFLSSVRYWMAFNVERACQSYFGCVQCISGPLGMYRNSLLQQFLEDWYHQKFLGSKCSFGDDRHLTNRVLSLGYRTKYTARSKCLTETPTKYLRWLNQQTRWSKSYFREWLYNSLWFHKHHLWMTYESVVTGFFPFFLIATVIQLFYRGRIWNILLFLLTVQLVGIIKATYACFLRGNAEMIFMSLYSLLYMSSLLPAKIFAIATINKSGWGTSGRKTIVVNFIGLIPVSIWVAVLLGGLAYTAYCQDLFSETELAFLVSGAILYGCYWVALLMLYLAIIARRCGKKPEQYSLAFAEV; translated from the exons ATGCCGGTGCAGCTGACAACAGCCCTGCGTGTGGTGGGCACCAGCCTGTTTGCCCTGGCAGTGCTGGGCGGCATTCTGGCAGCATATGTGACAGGCTACCAGTTCATCCACACAGAAAAGCACTACCTGTCCTTTGGGCTGTATGGTGCCATCCTGGGCCTGCACCTGCTCATCCAGAGCCTGTTTGCCTTCCTGGAGCACCGGCGCATGCGGCGGGCAGGCCGGCCACTGAAGCTGCCCTCCCCGCTGCAGCGCTCAGTGGCGCTCTGCATCGCCGCGTACCAGGAGGACCCCGACTACTTGCGCAAGTGCCTGCGCTCGGCCCAGCGCATCGCCTTCCCCGATCTCAAGGTGGTCATGGTGGTGGACGGCAATCGCCAGGAGGATGCCTACATGTTGGACATCTTCCACGAGGTGCTAGGTGGCAACGAGCAAGCCGGCTTCTTTGTGTGGCGCAGCAACTTCCATGAGGCGGGTGAGGGCGAGACGGAGGCCAGCCTGCAGGAGGGCATGGACCGTGTGCGGAATGTGGTGCGGGCCAGCACCTTCTCCTGCATCATGCAGAAGTGGGGAGGAAAGCGAGAGGTCATGTACACGGCCTTCAAGGCCCTTGGTGACTCCGTGGACTACATTCAG GTGTGTGACTCTGACACTGTACTGGATCCAGCCTGTACCTTCGAGATGCTTCGAGTCTTGGAGGAGGACCCCCAAGTAGGGGGAGTTGGGGGAGATGTCCAA ATCCTCAATAAGTATGACTCCTGGATCTCCTTCCTGAGCAGTGTGCGGTACTGGATGGCCTTCAACGTGGAACGGGCTTGCCAGTCCTACTTCGGCTGTGTGCAGTGTATCAGTGGGCCCCTGGGCATGTACCGGAACAGCCTGCTTcagcagttcttggaggactggTACCATCAGAAGTTCCTAGGTAGCAAGTGCAGTTTTGGGGATGACCGGCACCTCACCAACCGAGTCCTGAGTCTCGGCTACAGGACTAAGTACACAGCACGCTCTAAATGCCTCACAGAGACCCCCACCAAGTACCTCCGGTGGCTCAACCAACAGACCCGCTGGAGCAAGTCTTACTTCCGGGAGTGGCTCTACAACTCTCTGTGGTTCCACAAGCACCACCTCTGGATGACCTACGAGTCAGTGGTCACaggttttttccccttcttccttatTGCCACAGTCATACAGCTTTTCTACCGTGGCCGCATCTGGAACATTCTCCTCTTCCTGCTGACAGTGCAGTTGGTAGGCATCATCAAGGCTACCTATGCCTGCTTTCTTAGGGGCAATGCAGAGATGATCTTCATGTCTCTCTACTCCCTTCTCTACATGTCCAGCCTCCTGCCAGCCAAGATCTTCGCCATTGCTACCATCAACAAATCTGGCTGGGGCACTTCTGGCCGAAAAACCATTGTGGTGAACTTCATTGGCCTCATCCCTGTGTCCATCTGGGTGGCAGTCCTTCTGGGGGGACTGGCCTATACAGCTTACTGTCAGGACCTGTTCAGTGAGACGGAGCTAGCCTTCCTGGTCTCAGGGGCCATCCTGTACGGCTGCTACTGGGTGGCCCTCCTTATGCTGTATCTGGCCATCATCGCCCGGCGGTGCGGGAAGAAGCCGGAGCAGTATAGCTTAGCTTTTGCTGAGGTGTGA